The genomic region TTATTCCCTACGAAAGAAATGGCTGCCTCTGTTATTTTTATTCTTCAGATAAGTATGAAAGGTGTTTCATGCACATCTTTTGATGGCAGGTCAGTTTTTGGGTTCCGGGTTTACAGATGTCGCAGGCCCAGTTGTAGCATATGACACCGTTCAGGCAGAAATTGAAGGTAATCCCGTGTCATTCGTCGTCAGGTTCACTACGTGAGCGAACCTGCCTGGCTTTCTCGGGTTTTTTGCGTCTCTGCTAACGCTTTCGGCGCAAAAAAGTTATTGCCATCGTATGAAAAAATGTTTCAGTCAATAAGCAATTTTCCATGCAGAATTTGACGTATTCAGTTGCAGATCGCGTTTATTACACCCGTTTTTAATTATCGTTTTAAACGCTCATACATCGTTTCAAGCAGCCAAATTTTTCCAGGCAGTCCTGAGAGCAGTATCCAGAAATATGCCAGTCGTGGCACATTAATGCGATGGGACCAGCATGTCAGGTTGTAGCGCGGGAGAAACCAGCATCCACTTCTCTTCAGCGAAATCACAACAGGACAAATAAAGTAGACTTTTCTGTGGCTGATATATGTGCTGAGGTGTGCGAGAAATAATTACCATCGCACCCTAATGGCTCTCGTCAGGACTTTCTGCCATGATTTCGAAAAGTTCTTCATCACTCTGCGCCGCACGTAGGCGACGGCAAACCGTTTTATCGGCAAGACGTTTAGCAACAAGCGACAAGGTGTGTAAGTGTGTTTTGCATTGATCTGCAGGTACCAGAAGTGCAAAAAGCAAATCAACCGGTTGATTGTCAATGGCATCGAAAGCGACGGGCTGATCGAGTCGGATAAAAACTCCGACCGCGCGCAGCGTATCTTCAACCAACTTGCCGTGTGGAATGGCGATACCGTTTCCGATACCTGTACTGCCCATACGCTCACGGGTCAGGATAGCGTCGAAAATAGTTTGATGTGGCAGATTAAGTTGTTTCGCAGCCAGTTCGCTGATGATTTCCAGCGCCCGCTTCTTGCTTTGGCAATGGACGTCATTTCGGGTGCATGAGAGGCTCAGGATCGAACTCAATTCAAGTGTTAATTCATTGTTCATCATAGTTTCACTTACGTATTTATCTTCGCCTGACAAACTGGCTGATTTGCGTGCCTGATACACCTTTCCAGCCATCGATAAACGTCTCATGCCCTATTGATTAAAGGCTCGTACTTCTTGTTAAAGTACGAGCCGACTATCTTACATCACGTTCTTATTAAATAAGGGTGATTGAAAAATATTCAATTGCAGAGTGATGTTTAATGCTGCTTTAGTTTGTCTTTATGTTTGTTCAGCTGCCGCGTCAGCTTATCAATCAGGCCATCAATCGCTGCATACATGTCTTTCTCTTCTGAAGTGGCATGCAACTCACCCGCGTTTACATGCAGTGTTGCATCGGCAATTTGCGTTACCTTTTCCACCTTGAGAACAATATACACTTGATTGATCCGGTCAAAATATTGCTCCAGCTTGGCAAATTTTGCCGTTACAAATTCCCTTAATGGTTCAGTGATTTCTACATTCTGTCCGGTAATATTGAGTTGCATACGCTTTTCCTTATCTGTTCGTTCAGACCAGCTGTTTACGTTGGTTTGATGGCGGGATGGATAAAGATTCTCGATACTTCGCGACAGTGCGCCGTGCCACCATAATTCCCTGTTCGGAGAGGAGAGTGGTGAGCTTACTATCACTTAGTGGTTTAGCGGGATTTTCCGCCGAGATTAACTTTCTCACCAGTGCACGGATAGCTGTTGAGGATGCTTCGCCTCCGCCTTCCGTATTCACATGGCTGGAGAAAAAATATTTCAGTTCAAAAATCCCCCGCGGGCTGTGCAGATATTTCTGCGTAGTCACACGGGAGATGGTGGATTCATGCATATCGACTGCTTCAGCAATATCAGCAAGTACCATTGGCCGCATAAATTCTTCTCCCTGTTCAAAGAAGGCCTGCTGCTGATCGACAATGCAGCGGGTAACTTTCAACAGCGTGTCATTTCGACTTTCCAGGCTTTTAATAAGCCATTTTGCTTCCTGCAAATTGCTGCGAATGAACTGGCTGTCGTTATCGTTACGGCCCGGACCGCCCAGAGATGCATAATGTTGATTAATTTTTATTCGTGGAACACTGTCGTTGTTCAGTTCAACTGCCCAGCGCGTAGCGATTTTTCGCACCAGTACATCGGGAATCACATATTCAGGCTCGCTGGTGTTAATTGACTGTCCGGGACGTGGATCCAGTGACTGAATCAGCTGCATGGCGTTTTTAAGTACATCTTCTTTGAGCCGGGTAACACGCATCAGGGTGCGGAAATCGTGATTTGCCAGCAAATCCAGATGTTCGCTGACTATCAGGCATGCCTCTTTAAGAAAAGGCAGTTCTGGTGAGAATTGTGAAAGCTGAACCATAAGACAATCACGCAGATCGCGCGCGCAAACACCAATCGGATCGAAACGCTGCACCCGTTTGAGGACGGCTTCCACTTCTTCTATCGTCAGCTCTTCATTGCCAAGACTTTCCAAAATGTCTTCAAGTGGCACTGTCAGATAACCGGTATCATCGACGGCATCCACAATAGAAGTGGCAATAGCACGATCAGTATCAGTAAAGGGCGTCAGATCCATCTGCCATGTCAGGTAATCCTGCAATGACTGAGTGGTTTCACCCTGATAAACCGGAAGCTCATCATCATGATAATCAGTGCCAGTTCCTGAAGGGGTGCCAGCCGTGTAAATTTCATCCCACGTAGCATCGAGCGGCAGTTCTTCTGGCATGTCCTTTTGTTCGAGAGCTTCACGCGTATCCAGCTCTTCTTTTTCCTGATACTCCCGAGAATCGACTTCCTCATGTATCTCGGTTTGTTCAAGCAATGGATTGCTTTCCAGGGCCTGCTGAATTTCCTGCGCTAGTTCCAGCGTAGAGAGTTGCAACAAACGAATAGCCTGTTGCAGTTGTGGCGTCATGGCAAGCTGTTGACTAAGCCTGAGTTGCAAACCTTGCTTCATATTCAGAATACGGATTCCTCAAAAATCTAATTAAATTCACGCCTTATCACAGCCTGAACTCTTCGCCCAGGTAGACGCGTTTAACTTGTTCATCTTCCAGAATTTGTTCTGGCGAGCCGTGGGCAATTAAATGCCCCTGGCTGACAATATAGGCGCGTTCGCAAACGGCAAGCGTTTCACGCACATTGTGGTCAGTTATCAACACGCCAAGCCCACTATTACGCAGGTGTTCGATGATCTTTTTAATATCAATTACCGAAATGGGGTCGACGCCAGCAAAAGGCTCATCCAGCAGGATAAACTTTGGATTAGCAGCCAGTGCCCTGGCTATCTCAACGCGGCGGCGCTCACCGCCCGACAAAGCTTGTCCCAGGCTGTTACGCAAATGGTTGATATGAAACTCTTCCATCAACTCATTAGCACGATCCTCACGCTGCTCTGGTGTTAAATCGTCGCGAATTTGTAAAACGGCCATGAGATTGTCAAACACGCTCAGGCGGCGGAATATCGATGCTTCCTGTGGCAGATAACCAATCCCCCTGCGGGCCCGCGCATGTAAGGGCAGAATGCTGATATCTTCGTCATCAATAATAATGCGACCGGCATCGCGGTGTACAATCCCGACAACCATATAAAAAGTGGTGGTTTTACCCGCGCCGTTTGGTCCGAGCAGACCAACAATTTCCCCGGATTTGACCTGCAAGCTGACATCTTCGACTACACGTCGACCTTTGTAAGCTTTGGCCAGGTTTTCTGCAATTAAAGTCGCCATAGCTAATCAGTTACTCTCTTTTGGGGTCGGTTGACTGAGTGGTGCCTTTGTCTTGTAACTGCGATGGAACCAGGACAGTAGTAACACGTTTACCGGTGTTACCATAAGCTTGCATCTTCTGCTCTTTCACTAGGTAGGTGATCCGATCGCCTTTTACGTTGCTATCTAATTGCTCAAGATAAGCGTTTCCTGTCAGCTCGACAAAATCTGTGGCCAGTTCATAGTGCATTTTCAGTGCGTGGCCTTTGACAGGCTTTCCGTTATCCTGCATTTGATAAAAAGTAGCAGGATTACCATAAGCATCAACGATGGTTTTTTTGCTGTCGCCGCCGGGGCGAGTGACCACAACTTTATCGGCCGTGATCTTGATTGAACCCTGAGTCACGATAACATTGCCGGTAAATGTTGCCACATTACCTTGCATATCGAGTGCCTGGTTTTCGGAATCCACATTCACTGGCTTATCAGAATCGCCAGTCAGCGCGAGAGCGGGCATGCTGGCAGCGAACAGCACTCCGAGTGTCAAAAACTTAAGGATGTTTAGTATTTTGAATTTCATAAGAGGTTTTGACCTTTTCAATCAACTCGGCAGTTTTATTCCGTAAATTCCCGCGCATTTTCATGCCGGTAGAGTTAAAGCTGATGCCATACAGGGTTACCTGATCTTCTGAGGTTACATCCTGAGTGACAAGATTTACTGCGGCATTGTCGGTTTTAATTCGTTGTAACTGAGCATCCTGAGTCAGACTATTAACCTCTGCATGACCATACAAATACAGCATGCGGTCGTTAGTCAATTTCGCTTTGTCAGCCCGGACTGACCAGGTGGGGATTTGATTTTCGTCATAGGTTGTCATAATGGGGTTATCAAACCAGCTCACCGCATCAACCGAAAAATAAGTCACTTTGTCAGAAACAAGTTTGTAGTTCAGTGCCCCCTGTGGGTTATAGACCAGCGTGTTCGAGGTTTGGCTGGT from Erwinia tracheiphila harbors:
- the ptsN gene encoding PTS IIA-like nitrogen regulatory protein PtsN, which translates into the protein MMNNELTLELSSILSLSCTRNDVHCQSKKRALEIISELAAKQLNLPHQTIFDAILTRERMGSTGIGNGIAIPHGKLVEDTLRAVGVFIRLDQPVAFDAIDNQPVDLLFALLVPADQCKTHLHTLSLVAKRLADKTVCRRLRAAQSDEELFEIMAESPDESH
- the hpf gene encoding ribosome hibernation promoting factor codes for the protein MQLNITGQNVEITEPLREFVTAKFAKLEQYFDRINQVYIVLKVEKVTQIADATLHVNAGELHATSEEKDMYAAIDGLIDKLTRQLNKHKDKLKQH
- the rpoN gene encoding RNA polymerase factor sigma-54 yields the protein MKQGLQLRLSQQLAMTPQLQQAIRLLQLSTLELAQEIQQALESNPLLEQTEIHEEVDSREYQEKEELDTREALEQKDMPEELPLDATWDEIYTAGTPSGTGTDYHDDELPVYQGETTQSLQDYLTWQMDLTPFTDTDRAIATSIVDAVDDTGYLTVPLEDILESLGNEELTIEEVEAVLKRVQRFDPIGVCARDLRDCLMVQLSQFSPELPFLKEACLIVSEHLDLLANHDFRTLMRVTRLKEDVLKNAMQLIQSLDPRPGQSINTSEPEYVIPDVLVRKIATRWAVELNNDSVPRIKINQHYASLGGPGRNDNDSQFIRSNLQEAKWLIKSLESRNDTLLKVTRCIVDQQQAFFEQGEEFMRPMVLADIAEAVDMHESTISRVTTQKYLHSPRGIFELKYFFSSHVNTEGGGEASSTAIRALVRKLISAENPAKPLSDSKLTTLLSEQGIMVARRTVAKYRESLSIPPSNQRKQLV
- the lptB gene encoding LPS export ABC transporter ATP-binding protein, with protein sequence MATLIAENLAKAYKGRRVVEDVSLQVKSGEIVGLLGPNGAGKTTTFYMVVGIVHRDAGRIIIDDEDISILPLHARARRGIGYLPQEASIFRRLSVFDNLMAVLQIRDDLTPEQREDRANELMEEFHINHLRNSLGQALSGGERRRVEIARALAANPKFILLDEPFAGVDPISVIDIKKIIEHLRNSGLGVLITDHNVRETLAVCERAYIVSQGHLIAHGSPEQILEDEQVKRVYLGEEFRL
- the lptA gene encoding lipopolysaccharide ABC transporter substrate-binding protein LptA; this translates as MKFKILNILKFLTLGVLFAASMPALALTGDSDKPVNVDSENQALDMQGNVATFTGNVIVTQGSIKITADKVVVTRPGGDSKKTIVDAYGNPATFYQMQDNGKPVKGHALKMHYELATDFVELTGNAYLEQLDSNVKGDRITYLVKEQKMQAYGNTGKRVTTVLVPSQLQDKGTTQSTDPKRE
- the lptC gene encoding LPS export ABC transporter periplasmic protein LptC, producing the protein MSKTRRWITLLLALVAIVLIGWNLADTDNGAAPTTVNGQEPTYTSQTSNTLVYNPQGALNYKLVSDKVTYFSVDAVSWFDNPIMTTYDENQIPTWSVRADKAKLTNDRMLYLYGHAEVNSLTQDAQLQRIKTDNAAVNLVTQDVTSEDQVTLYGISFNSTGMKMRGNLRNKTAELIEKVKTSYEIQNTKHP